Proteins from one Bombus affinis isolate iyBomAffi1 chromosome 1, iyBomAffi1.2, whole genome shotgun sequence genomic window:
- the LOC126916206 gene encoding tyrosine-protein phosphatase non-receptor type 4 isoform X3, with product MRGGQHSREVVSGRWLTRLRIFEMIESVSRRALSGSSGSYHVRGAELARNRRLKSLSATVVFLDDTQHTFQLDKRAKGQTLLDLVFQHLELVEKDYFGLQYAENGATTCTYSPDVMRWLDPSKPVKKQIRSKGGQFYFKVKFYVSDPSKLQEEYTRYQFYLQIRRDILQGKLQLSPSTACLIASYTVQSELGDYHPEEHGPGYLSRLQLIPGQTEEMEKKIAELHKLHKGQLPADAEFNFLDHAKRLDMYGVELHKARDSTNKEIQLGVTSIGLVVFQNGIKINVFSWSKIVKISFKRKQFFIQLRREQSENYDTLLGFNMQTYRSSKNLWKACVEHHTFFRLHSPKTRPRRFPLTLSSRFTYSGRTEFQTVEDGKHRARVERTFIRSPSKRLVHGVTSAPIIEEKGKLSMPPGRPPRPYDNKVQSLGAREPRRAWGEGNPSDDEGGFLSLREEITSSHTQGNAFSPVLGSRVLSYADDDTTAERNIYDLPDYSEPTSSPAPQIVEDGLVTISLTPDEQGRFGFNVKGGLDLDMPILVSRVAPNTPADRCYPKLNEGDQVVYINRIDVSGLLHEHVVNLIRQSRDSGSGELTLTVRPNALYNALAGTDETSEEEPPYRYVPDAPHAAIGSDALAQSMLLLADGLASGALIAQYEQLYRKNPELTSLESKKPENQSKNRYRDISPYDVTRVILMGSASGDYINANYVNMEIPGSGIINRYIATQGPLSSTVADFWQMVLEAGSTLVVMLTTLVERGRAKCHQYWPALNETLTLRNLTLTSTAENVEDTFIFREFILRDINTGEERDITHMQYCSWPDHGVPSDWRQFTTFTEKVRAARTGIVEPAVVHCSAGIGRTGVLVLMETALCLIEANQPVYPLDIVRSMRDQRAMMIQNASQYRFVCEAVHKAYSEGIAKPLPEFSR from the exons ATGAGAG GTGGTCAGCATAGCAGAGAGGTGGTGTCGGGAAGGTGGTTGACACGCCTTCGTATCTTTGAAATGATTGAAAGTGTATCACGTAGAGCGTTGAGTGGCTCCAGTGGGAGCTACCACGTTCGTGGTGCTGAACTAGCAAGGAATCGTAGATTGAAATCTCTTTCTGCTACTGTTGTCTTCCTTGATGACACACAACACACATTTCAACTAGAT aAAAGAGCAAAAGGTCAAACATTATTAGATTTAGTATTCCAACATTTAGAACTTGTTGAAAAAGATTATTTTGGTTTGCAATATGCTGAAAATGGAGCCACAACATGTACATATTCACCAGATGTAATG AGATGGTTAGATCCTAGTAAACCAGTGAAGAAGCAGATAAGAAGTAAGG GTGGGCAATTCTATTTCAAAGTGAAATTTTATGTCTCTGATCCCAGTAAACTACAAGAAGAATATACTAGATATCagttttatttacaaattaggAGAGATATTCTTCAAGGAAAACTTCAATTATCGCCAAGTACAGCATGCCTTATTGCTAGTTATACTGTTCAAT CTGAGTTGGGTGATTATCATCCTGAAGAACATGGACCAGGATATCTTTCTAGATTGCAATTAATACCAGGTCAAACTGAagaaatggaaaagaaaatAGCTGAGCTGCATAAACTTCATAA GGGTCAATTACCAGCAGATGCAGAATTCAATTTTCTAGACCATGCAAAAAGGCTAGACATGTATGGAGTAGAATTACATAAAGCTAGG gaTTCAACAAATAAAGAAATACAATTAGGTGTAACATCTATAGGTTTAGTAGTGTTTCAAAACGGAATAAAAATTAACGTGTTCTCATGGTcaaaaatagttaaaatatCATTTAAGCGGAAACAATTTTTCATTCAACTGAGAAGGGAACAG TCAGAGAACTATGATACTCTCCTTGGCTTCAACATGCAAACATATCGGAGTTCGAAAAATTTATGGAAAGCGTGTGTAGAGCACCATACATTTTTCCGACTTCACAGTCCTAAAACGAGGCCAAGGCGGTTTCCACTTACTTTAAGCAGTAGGTTTACATATTCAGGACGTACAGAATTTCAAACAGTTGAGGATGGGAAGCATAGAGCAAGAGTAGAAAGAACGTTTATACG ATCTCCAAGTAAAAGATTAGTACATGGAGTAACATCAGCTCCAATTATCGAAGAGAAAGGAAAATTATCTATGCCCCCTGGAAGACCGCCTAGACCATATGATAATAAAGTTCAGTCTCTTGGTGCTCGTGAACCTCGTCGAGCATGGGGTGAAGGAAATCCTAGCGATGA TGAAGGTGGTTTTTTATCCCTCCGTGAAGAAATAACGAGCTCGCATACACAAGGCAATGCATTTTCGCCTGTATTAGGTTCTAGAGTTTTAAGTTATGCTGATGATGATACAACTGCTGAAAGGAACATTTATGATCTTCCTGATTATAGTGAACCTACAAGTTCGCCTGCTCCTCag ATAGTAGAAGATGGATTAGTTACAATATCTCTGACACCAGATGAACAAGGTCGGTTTGGATTTAATGTGAAAGGTGGTTTAGATCTTGATATGCCTATTTTAGTATCGAGGGTAGCTCCAAATACTCCTGCTGATCGCTGTTATCCGAAGTTAAACGAAGGGGATCAG GTAGTGTATATAAATAGAATCGATGTCAGTGGATTGTTACATGAACATGTAGTAAATCTAATTCGTCAATCTCGTGATTCGGGCTCTGGTGAACTGACCTTAACTGTTCGACCGAATGCTTTATATAATGCACTAGCTGGTACTGATGAAACATCTGAAGAAGAACCTCCATATAG GTACGTTCCGGATGCACCTCATGCAGCTATTGGATCAGACGCATTAGCACAGTCGATGTTGCTTCTTGCTGATGGTCTTGCGAGCGGTGCTTTAATCGCGCAGTATGAACAGCTATATAGAAAGAATCCTGAACTTACATCTCTTGAATCAAAAAAACCTGAAAATCAGAGTAAAAATCGTTATCGAGATATTTCACCTT ATGATGTTACTCGAGTGATACTTATGGGCTCTGCAAGTGGAGATTATATCAATGCTAACTATGTAAATATGGAAATACCAGGATCTGGTATTATCAACAGATATATAGCTACTCAAGGACCTTTGTCTTCGACTGTCGCTGATTTTTGGCAGATGGTTCTCGAAGCGGGCAGTACCCTTGTTGTAATGCTCACAACTTTGGTTGAACGTGGCCGAGCAAAATGCCATCAATACTGGCCTGCGCTCAATGAAACTCTTACGTTACGAAATCTCACTCTCACGTCTACAGCTGAAAATGTTGAAGATACTTTTATATTTAGAGAATTCATACTCCGTGATATTAAT ACCGGAGAAGAAAGAGATATAACACACATGCAATATTGTAGTTGGCCAGATCATGGAGTTCCTAGCGATTGGAGACAATTCACAACGTTTACTGAAAAGGTGCGAGCAGCTCGAACGGGAATAGTGGAACCCGCAGTCGTTCATTGTTCTGCAGGAATTGGTAGAACAGGTGTCTTAGTCTTAATGGAAACAGCACTGTGTCTTATCGAAGCAAATCAACCGGTGTATCCATTAGACATCGTACGATCTATGAGAGATCAAAGAGCAATGATGATACAAAATGCT agTCAATATAGATTCGTATGTGAGGCGGTCCATAAAGCTTACAGTGAAGGAATAGCTAAACCACTTCCTGAATTCAGTAGGTGA
- the LOC126916206 gene encoding tyrosine-protein phosphatase non-receptor type 4 isoform X4 has protein sequence MIESVSRRALSGSSGSYHVRGAELARNRRLKSLSATVVFLDDTQHTFQLDKRAKGQTLLDLVFQHLELVEKDYFGLQYAENGATTCTYSPDVMRWLDPSKPVKKQIRSKGGQFYFKVKFYVSDPSKLQEEYTRYQFYLQIRRDILQGKLQLSPSTACLIASYTVQSELGDYHPEEHGPGYLSRLQLIPGQTEEMEKKIAELHKLHKGQLPADAEFNFLDHAKRLDMYGVELHKARDSTNKEIQLGVTSIGLVVFQNGIKINVFSWSKIVKISFKRKQFFIQLRREQSENYDTLLGFNMQTYRSSKNLWKACVEHHTFFRLHSPKTRPRRFPLTLSSRFTYSGRTEFQTVEDGKHRARVERTFIRSPSKRLVHGVTSAPIIEEKGKLSMPPGRPPRPYDNKVQSLGAREPRRAWGEGNPSDDEGGFLSLREEITSSHTQGNAFSPVLGSRVLSYADDDTTAERNIYDLPDYSEPTSSPAPQIVEDGLVTISLTPDEQGRFGFNVKGGLDLDMPILVSRVAPNTPADRCYPKLNEGDQVVYINRIDVSGLLHEHVVNLIRQSRDSGSGELTLTVRPNALYNALAGTDETSEEEPPYRYVPDAPHAAIGSDALAQSMLLLADGLASGALIAQYEQLYRKNPELTSLESKKPENQSKNRYRDISPYDVTRVILMGSASGDYINANYVNMEIPGSGIINRYIATQGPLSSTVADFWQMVLEAGSTLVVMLTTLVERGRAKCHQYWPALNETLTLRNLTLTSTAENVEDTFIFREFILRDINTGEERDITHMQYCSWPDHGVPSDWRQFTTFTEKVRAARTGIVEPAVVHCSAGIGRTGVLVLMETALCLIEANQPVYPLDIVRSMRDQRAMMIQNASQYRFVCEAVHKAYSEGIAKPLPEFSR, from the exons ATGATTGAAAGTGTATCACGTAGAGCGTTGAGTGGCTCCAGTGGGAGCTACCACGTTCGTGGTGCTGAACTAGCAAGGAATCGTAGATTGAAATCTCTTTCTGCTACTGTTGTCTTCCTTGATGACACACAACACACATTTCAACTAGAT aAAAGAGCAAAAGGTCAAACATTATTAGATTTAGTATTCCAACATTTAGAACTTGTTGAAAAAGATTATTTTGGTTTGCAATATGCTGAAAATGGAGCCACAACATGTACATATTCACCAGATGTAATG AGATGGTTAGATCCTAGTAAACCAGTGAAGAAGCAGATAAGAAGTAAGG GTGGGCAATTCTATTTCAAAGTGAAATTTTATGTCTCTGATCCCAGTAAACTACAAGAAGAATATACTAGATATCagttttatttacaaattaggAGAGATATTCTTCAAGGAAAACTTCAATTATCGCCAAGTACAGCATGCCTTATTGCTAGTTATACTGTTCAAT CTGAGTTGGGTGATTATCATCCTGAAGAACATGGACCAGGATATCTTTCTAGATTGCAATTAATACCAGGTCAAACTGAagaaatggaaaagaaaatAGCTGAGCTGCATAAACTTCATAA GGGTCAATTACCAGCAGATGCAGAATTCAATTTTCTAGACCATGCAAAAAGGCTAGACATGTATGGAGTAGAATTACATAAAGCTAGG gaTTCAACAAATAAAGAAATACAATTAGGTGTAACATCTATAGGTTTAGTAGTGTTTCAAAACGGAATAAAAATTAACGTGTTCTCATGGTcaaaaatagttaaaatatCATTTAAGCGGAAACAATTTTTCATTCAACTGAGAAGGGAACAG TCAGAGAACTATGATACTCTCCTTGGCTTCAACATGCAAACATATCGGAGTTCGAAAAATTTATGGAAAGCGTGTGTAGAGCACCATACATTTTTCCGACTTCACAGTCCTAAAACGAGGCCAAGGCGGTTTCCACTTACTTTAAGCAGTAGGTTTACATATTCAGGACGTACAGAATTTCAAACAGTTGAGGATGGGAAGCATAGAGCAAGAGTAGAAAGAACGTTTATACG ATCTCCAAGTAAAAGATTAGTACATGGAGTAACATCAGCTCCAATTATCGAAGAGAAAGGAAAATTATCTATGCCCCCTGGAAGACCGCCTAGACCATATGATAATAAAGTTCAGTCTCTTGGTGCTCGTGAACCTCGTCGAGCATGGGGTGAAGGAAATCCTAGCGATGA TGAAGGTGGTTTTTTATCCCTCCGTGAAGAAATAACGAGCTCGCATACACAAGGCAATGCATTTTCGCCTGTATTAGGTTCTAGAGTTTTAAGTTATGCTGATGATGATACAACTGCTGAAAGGAACATTTATGATCTTCCTGATTATAGTGAACCTACAAGTTCGCCTGCTCCTCag ATAGTAGAAGATGGATTAGTTACAATATCTCTGACACCAGATGAACAAGGTCGGTTTGGATTTAATGTGAAAGGTGGTTTAGATCTTGATATGCCTATTTTAGTATCGAGGGTAGCTCCAAATACTCCTGCTGATCGCTGTTATCCGAAGTTAAACGAAGGGGATCAG GTAGTGTATATAAATAGAATCGATGTCAGTGGATTGTTACATGAACATGTAGTAAATCTAATTCGTCAATCTCGTGATTCGGGCTCTGGTGAACTGACCTTAACTGTTCGACCGAATGCTTTATATAATGCACTAGCTGGTACTGATGAAACATCTGAAGAAGAACCTCCATATAG GTACGTTCCGGATGCACCTCATGCAGCTATTGGATCAGACGCATTAGCACAGTCGATGTTGCTTCTTGCTGATGGTCTTGCGAGCGGTGCTTTAATCGCGCAGTATGAACAGCTATATAGAAAGAATCCTGAACTTACATCTCTTGAATCAAAAAAACCTGAAAATCAGAGTAAAAATCGTTATCGAGATATTTCACCTT ATGATGTTACTCGAGTGATACTTATGGGCTCTGCAAGTGGAGATTATATCAATGCTAACTATGTAAATATGGAAATACCAGGATCTGGTATTATCAACAGATATATAGCTACTCAAGGACCTTTGTCTTCGACTGTCGCTGATTTTTGGCAGATGGTTCTCGAAGCGGGCAGTACCCTTGTTGTAATGCTCACAACTTTGGTTGAACGTGGCCGAGCAAAATGCCATCAATACTGGCCTGCGCTCAATGAAACTCTTACGTTACGAAATCTCACTCTCACGTCTACAGCTGAAAATGTTGAAGATACTTTTATATTTAGAGAATTCATACTCCGTGATATTAAT ACCGGAGAAGAAAGAGATATAACACACATGCAATATTGTAGTTGGCCAGATCATGGAGTTCCTAGCGATTGGAGACAATTCACAACGTTTACTGAAAAGGTGCGAGCAGCTCGAACGGGAATAGTGGAACCCGCAGTCGTTCATTGTTCTGCAGGAATTGGTAGAACAGGTGTCTTAGTCTTAATGGAAACAGCACTGTGTCTTATCGAAGCAAATCAACCGGTGTATCCATTAGACATCGTACGATCTATGAGAGATCAAAGAGCAATGATGATACAAAATGCT agTCAATATAGATTCGTATGTGAGGCGGTCCATAAAGCTTACAGTGAAGGAATAGCTAAACCACTTCCTGAATTCAGTAGGTGA
- the LOC126916206 gene encoding tyrosine-protein phosphatase non-receptor type 4 isoform X1, with the protein MNLFSMTSSECGQHSREVVSGRWLTRLRIFEMIESVSRRALSGSSGSYHVRGAELARNRRLKSLSATVVFLDDTQHTFQLDKRAKGQTLLDLVFQHLELVEKDYFGLQYAENGATTCTYSPDVMRWLDPSKPVKKQIRSKGGQFYFKVKFYVSDPSKLQEEYTRYQFYLQIRRDILQGKLQLSPSTACLIASYTVQSELGDYHPEEHGPGYLSRLQLIPGQTEEMEKKIAELHKLHKGQLPADAEFNFLDHAKRLDMYGVELHKARDSTNKEIQLGVTSIGLVVFQNGIKINVFSWSKIVKISFKRKQFFIQLRREQSENYDTLLGFNMQTYRSSKNLWKACVEHHTFFRLHSPKTRPRRFPLTLSSRFTYSGRTEFQTVEDGKHRARVERTFIRSPSKRLVHGVTSAPIIEEKGKLSMPPGRPPRPYDNKVQSLGAREPRRAWGEGNPSDDEGGFLSLREEITSSHTQGNAFSPVLGSRVLSYADDDTTAERNIYDLPDYSEPTSSPAPQIVEDGLVTISLTPDEQGRFGFNVKGGLDLDMPILVSRVAPNTPADRCYPKLNEGDQVVYINRIDVSGLLHEHVVNLIRQSRDSGSGELTLTVRPNALYNALAGTDETSEEEPPYRYVPDAPHAAIGSDALAQSMLLLADGLASGALIAQYEQLYRKNPELTSLESKKPENQSKNRYRDISPYDVTRVILMGSASGDYINANYVNMEIPGSGIINRYIATQGPLSSTVADFWQMVLEAGSTLVVMLTTLVERGRAKCHQYWPALNETLTLRNLTLTSTAENVEDTFIFREFILRDINTGEERDITHMQYCSWPDHGVPSDWRQFTTFTEKVRAARTGIVEPAVVHCSAGIGRTGVLVLMETALCLIEANQPVYPLDIVRSMRDQRAMMIQNASQYRFVCEAVHKAYSEGIAKPLPEFSR; encoded by the exons atgaatttattttcaatgaCATCTTCTGAAT GTGGTCAGCATAGCAGAGAGGTGGTGTCGGGAAGGTGGTTGACACGCCTTCGTATCTTTGAAATGATTGAAAGTGTATCACGTAGAGCGTTGAGTGGCTCCAGTGGGAGCTACCACGTTCGTGGTGCTGAACTAGCAAGGAATCGTAGATTGAAATCTCTTTCTGCTACTGTTGTCTTCCTTGATGACACACAACACACATTTCAACTAGAT aAAAGAGCAAAAGGTCAAACATTATTAGATTTAGTATTCCAACATTTAGAACTTGTTGAAAAAGATTATTTTGGTTTGCAATATGCTGAAAATGGAGCCACAACATGTACATATTCACCAGATGTAATG AGATGGTTAGATCCTAGTAAACCAGTGAAGAAGCAGATAAGAAGTAAGG GTGGGCAATTCTATTTCAAAGTGAAATTTTATGTCTCTGATCCCAGTAAACTACAAGAAGAATATACTAGATATCagttttatttacaaattaggAGAGATATTCTTCAAGGAAAACTTCAATTATCGCCAAGTACAGCATGCCTTATTGCTAGTTATACTGTTCAAT CTGAGTTGGGTGATTATCATCCTGAAGAACATGGACCAGGATATCTTTCTAGATTGCAATTAATACCAGGTCAAACTGAagaaatggaaaagaaaatAGCTGAGCTGCATAAACTTCATAA GGGTCAATTACCAGCAGATGCAGAATTCAATTTTCTAGACCATGCAAAAAGGCTAGACATGTATGGAGTAGAATTACATAAAGCTAGG gaTTCAACAAATAAAGAAATACAATTAGGTGTAACATCTATAGGTTTAGTAGTGTTTCAAAACGGAATAAAAATTAACGTGTTCTCATGGTcaaaaatagttaaaatatCATTTAAGCGGAAACAATTTTTCATTCAACTGAGAAGGGAACAG TCAGAGAACTATGATACTCTCCTTGGCTTCAACATGCAAACATATCGGAGTTCGAAAAATTTATGGAAAGCGTGTGTAGAGCACCATACATTTTTCCGACTTCACAGTCCTAAAACGAGGCCAAGGCGGTTTCCACTTACTTTAAGCAGTAGGTTTACATATTCAGGACGTACAGAATTTCAAACAGTTGAGGATGGGAAGCATAGAGCAAGAGTAGAAAGAACGTTTATACG ATCTCCAAGTAAAAGATTAGTACATGGAGTAACATCAGCTCCAATTATCGAAGAGAAAGGAAAATTATCTATGCCCCCTGGAAGACCGCCTAGACCATATGATAATAAAGTTCAGTCTCTTGGTGCTCGTGAACCTCGTCGAGCATGGGGTGAAGGAAATCCTAGCGATGA TGAAGGTGGTTTTTTATCCCTCCGTGAAGAAATAACGAGCTCGCATACACAAGGCAATGCATTTTCGCCTGTATTAGGTTCTAGAGTTTTAAGTTATGCTGATGATGATACAACTGCTGAAAGGAACATTTATGATCTTCCTGATTATAGTGAACCTACAAGTTCGCCTGCTCCTCag ATAGTAGAAGATGGATTAGTTACAATATCTCTGACACCAGATGAACAAGGTCGGTTTGGATTTAATGTGAAAGGTGGTTTAGATCTTGATATGCCTATTTTAGTATCGAGGGTAGCTCCAAATACTCCTGCTGATCGCTGTTATCCGAAGTTAAACGAAGGGGATCAG GTAGTGTATATAAATAGAATCGATGTCAGTGGATTGTTACATGAACATGTAGTAAATCTAATTCGTCAATCTCGTGATTCGGGCTCTGGTGAACTGACCTTAACTGTTCGACCGAATGCTTTATATAATGCACTAGCTGGTACTGATGAAACATCTGAAGAAGAACCTCCATATAG GTACGTTCCGGATGCACCTCATGCAGCTATTGGATCAGACGCATTAGCACAGTCGATGTTGCTTCTTGCTGATGGTCTTGCGAGCGGTGCTTTAATCGCGCAGTATGAACAGCTATATAGAAAGAATCCTGAACTTACATCTCTTGAATCAAAAAAACCTGAAAATCAGAGTAAAAATCGTTATCGAGATATTTCACCTT ATGATGTTACTCGAGTGATACTTATGGGCTCTGCAAGTGGAGATTATATCAATGCTAACTATGTAAATATGGAAATACCAGGATCTGGTATTATCAACAGATATATAGCTACTCAAGGACCTTTGTCTTCGACTGTCGCTGATTTTTGGCAGATGGTTCTCGAAGCGGGCAGTACCCTTGTTGTAATGCTCACAACTTTGGTTGAACGTGGCCGAGCAAAATGCCATCAATACTGGCCTGCGCTCAATGAAACTCTTACGTTACGAAATCTCACTCTCACGTCTACAGCTGAAAATGTTGAAGATACTTTTATATTTAGAGAATTCATACTCCGTGATATTAAT ACCGGAGAAGAAAGAGATATAACACACATGCAATATTGTAGTTGGCCAGATCATGGAGTTCCTAGCGATTGGAGACAATTCACAACGTTTACTGAAAAGGTGCGAGCAGCTCGAACGGGAATAGTGGAACCCGCAGTCGTTCATTGTTCTGCAGGAATTGGTAGAACAGGTGTCTTAGTCTTAATGGAAACAGCACTGTGTCTTATCGAAGCAAATCAACCGGTGTATCCATTAGACATCGTACGATCTATGAGAGATCAAAGAGCAATGATGATACAAAATGCT agTCAATATAGATTCGTATGTGAGGCGGTCCATAAAGCTTACAGTGAAGGAATAGCTAAACCACTTCCTGAATTCAGTAGGTGA